Proteins from one Cryptomeria japonica chromosome 4, Sugi_1.0, whole genome shotgun sequence genomic window:
- the LOC131875319 gene encoding uncharacterized protein LOC131875319, which yields MDRNEYTCKAPMFDGTNYAFWSKRMETYLSSLGFDVWMSVKNGYTVPQVPPTNLDVKREHENNAKAKNTILSDMSDTEFVKVMQYTSIKETWDKLQSIYEGDAKVKEAKLQNFRAQFENMKMKDEEKIANYPQRVDDIVSAIIGLEEVFKDEVTIKKVLRSLTTRYDTKVSAIEEDKELKTLSLDELFGSLSTYEMRTISGESSKREVAFNITKKGKEEDAHEEEDNFDVAVEIFVRKLKKGSGKYKEEEVEAEVDFEGELVSALEELWKVRKEYKMVKYAVAKEQDILNKCLEEFEKKILDLRT from the exons ATGGATAGGAATGAATACACCTGTaaagcacctatgtttgatggcactaactatgccttttggagcaaaaGAATGGAAACTTACTTATCCTCTTTAGGctttgatgtctggatgtcagtgaagaatggttatactgttcctCAGGTTCCTCCTACCAACCTTGATGTTAAAAGGGAAcatgagaacaatgccaaagctaAGAATACCATCTTAAGTGATATGTCTGAtacagagtttgtcaaagtcatgcaatACACATCAATAAAGGAAACATGGGATAAGCTACAAAGTATAtatgaaggagatgccaaagtgaaagaagccaaactgcAAAATTTTAGAGCTCAGtttgaaaatatgaaaatgaaggatGAGGAGAAGATAGCTAACTATCCACAAAGAGTGGATGATATTGTAAGTGCTATAATAGGACTTGAAGAGGTattcaaagatgaagttactatcaagaaagttttgagatcattaacCACAAGGTATGACACAAAGGTATCTGCTATTGAAGAAGACAAAGAATTAAAGACACTCTCATTGGATGAATTGTTTGGCTCCCTATcaacttatgagatgagaacaattagTGGTGAATCGTCAAAGAGAGAGGTTGCATTCAACAtaaccaagaaaggaaaagaagaagatgCTCATGAAGAAGAAGACAACTTTGATGTTGCTGTAGAAATTTTTGTAAGGAAGCTCAAGAAAGGAtcaggaaaatacaaag aagaggaagttgAAGCTGAGGTAGAttttgaaggtgaacttgtaagtgcacttgaagaactttgGAAAGTGAGGAAAGAGTACAAAATGGTTAAGTATGCTGTTGCTAAAGAACAAGACATATTGAACAAATGTCTTGAGGAGTTTGAGAAAAAAATTTTAGATCTGAGGACATAG